The segment AAGGTAGAAGGGCAGGTCTCTGGATGCATAACTCCCGAGCCCGGGGGCCGGGGAGGAAGATTCCCCAGCGCCCCGCCGCCTGCCTGGCGTTAGCTCGTCACGTAGTGTTTGGTGGACGGCTGCCCATACACCCTGTAGAAATCCTGGTGGCCGGGCTGCTGGGAGGCGTCAAGCCAGTCTCTGACCGCCAGGCTGGGAAGGGACTGGGGAACGGAGGGTGTGGGCGGGAGCGGGTGTGAGTACTCCTGCGAGGGCACTGTCCAGGGAAAGTGGCCGGAGCGGGGGTAGGGCTGGTGGCCGCCATGGTTGGCCACGGAAGAACAGTAACAGTTGTCCACAGAACAGACGAGAATCTTGCGGCCGCCATACTGGGGGAGCATGGGCTGCTGGGCGGCGGAGCCATTGGGATACTGCGATGGGGGGAACACGGGGCTTGAGTGCACTGGTTGGGCGCCACCTGGCAGGGCCACCAAGTGCTGCGTGGAGCTGCAAGGCCCCAGGGGCTGCCCAGACTGGCCCTCACCGCTGGCTGTGCCTGCCGCCCCGTACTGGCCGCCCACAGGGCCCGACGACGTCTCTAGGAAACTGGCCTCTGGGAAGGCCGTTGAGTGCTTGCGCTTTTCCGCCCCAGAGCTGCTCACGCCACAAGGGTACAGGGGGACACTCTGCAGGAAGGGCACCGGCGTGCTGAAGGGGCCTGTGGAGAGTTGGGGCAAAAGTCGCCAAAGCTCCCACCCCAAGCAACCCAGGCCTCCTCTCCCTGGGTTTGACCTGGGGACCATTGACACCTAGAGGCCCAAGAATGTTACATCTCAGGTGATGCTTGCTCCTCTGCCATTAGGAGGTACAGAATAGTTATATCCCCACTTTAAGCTGAAGAAATGGAGGCTGGGGAGGTCATGTTGCTTACCCACTGTCCTACAGCTACAAGTGGCAAAGCTAGGATATGAGGACAGGTCTCCCAGACTGGGCCACACTGCCTCTTGGAGGGAAGGCTCTGGCGCTGAACCCCTCCCCAAAGGGCCCTGTCTCCCTTCGGCGGAACACCCCACCCTCACCTTCTAGCATTTTCCGCAGCTGCTTCTCCTTCTTGGCCACCTCGTTCAGGAAGAGCTTGGAGTTCAGGTGGCCGATCTTAGGGGGGGAAAGGCTGCTGCTCGTGCAGGTCTGGGTCCTGGGGGCAGTGGACGGGGCATCTGCTGTGAGGAGGCATCACCGGTGAGCCCGCCCTACCTCCCCGCCATGGGCCTGGcccccctgccctccccaggaTGTGCCCCCTGGGAGGGCTGGGGCCGTCAGCTTACCTGTCCATCAGGATTTTCACAGACTTGGTGTTCTGTTGGGGAGAGAAAAGACTCAAGTCAGCGGAAAAGGCAGCCCAGGGGCAGCCCAGGGAGAGGGGAAGACAAAAGCTGCTCCCCCTGAACCTCCCCCACGCAGGGTGGATCCTCTCATTCTGGACAGAAAGTGGCAGAGGTGGGGGTGGCCATTTGTGGAAGaagagctaacatttactgagctcttGCCACGTGACCCAGGCATTGTAAGTGCTTTCTTTGCATCCATAACTTCATCCAGATAGCTACCCGAGGAGAAGGGCTCTGCAGGCCCACGCTGTTTTAGCTCAAGTCTTTGGGGCCAGATGTGTTTTGGAATTCggaattttttggattttagaaGGAGAATACAGTGCCTGTATCGTATATTACATATCATCCCCAGCAAGACACAACAATCTAATAAATCAACATTTCTGCAgcaaaatgtttgaattttcatACCAAGCAAGATAAAGACCATAAATTGCCTAACATCAGTTTAGGTCAATTTTTGCCGTTAAATTAAATGTCAAAATTTGTTAGTTTTCagagatatttataaatatggaaTTGTGGATAAAGAATAGTAGACCTGTATCATCAACACCATTTTGTAGGTGAGGGAACAAGGCCCGGGATGTACCtattacttgcccaaggtcacagtgcTAGAAAGAGCAGGCAGGTGGATTTGAATCCATGCATGCTGGCTCCAAAGGTAAGGGCATGTGAGCTACAGGTGGGGGAAACTGCAGATCCCAATTTGGAAATGGCCCTCTGGGTGCCACCAGCCTggtcctgggcccagcccacctTCATGAAGCTGACATCCTCCGTCTTATCAAAGAGCAGCTGCAGGGAGCCCAGCAGCTTCTTGGCCTCCTGCATGCGCTCCCCGAGGTGCAGCGCCTGCGCTGCGTTCTCGCTGCAGAACTTGGCCTGGGCCTTGTCCAGGACTTCCACTGTCTGCCGCAGGTCCTCATCCAGCAGCTGGTGCAGCTTCTCGTACTGCAGCCGAACTTCCTCCTTCAGTTGGTTCACTTTCTCCTGAGAGTACAGAGGGCAGGAGTGGGCGGGCAGGTGAGCACTGGAGACCTTTGGTTTCCCCCTCTTACCTATCTCACATCCTAGAACCCTAAGTCGCCAGGCTGCCCCAGGCTCCCAGGGGCAAGGTCTGACCTGCCAGTTCCCCACTGGTAGCACAGGGCTCTGGGCCAGCATCCCCTGGCACCAGTGGGCATCCACGGACAGTTCACTGAATGACTGATGGAGTGGTTTTGGCATAGAGCCACACAATCAATCCTTAGTAAGGAACTCACCCAAAGCCCTGCGCTCAAGCCACCCCACCCTGCAGCATGGCCTTGGGCTTAGCTACCTCCACCAGGCGCTTGTCTGACTCGAGTTTGTACAGCTGGTCCTCAATGTCCTGCTCTCGCTCCTCCAGCCGGTCCTGCTGCTTCATGAGCATCTTCTGCAGGGACATTTGGGTGGGGGTATCAGAGGGGCTGCGGCTCCAACCCTGACCCCATGCTTCCCTCTACACAACACATGCATCCTATGGATCCTCTGACCCGATGGCACCAAGCCCCTGCTACCCAGCCCCTCTGGCCCCCTCCAATCCCAGAGGCCTATTCCCAGCTCTCCCCAGAATAGCTTcccatgcatatttatttattatttttttagatggagtctcactctgttgcccaggctggagtgcaatggtgtgatctcggctcactgtaacctccgcctcccccgttcaagcgattctcctgccttagcctcccgagtagctgggattacaggcgtgtgccacaacacccagctaatttttttgtagttttagtagagacggggtttcaccatgttggccaggctggtctcaaactactgacctcaaatgatctgcccgcctcagcctcccaaagtgcagggattatgggcgtgagccaccatgcccagcccccatgcATATTTAAACCCTGAGCTTTCTGAGGGCAGGGCTACACCAACCTCTGTTCTAAGTACTTTTCCTGTACAGATTTATCTAATCATCCCAGTAATGTCATGAGATAAGTACtatcattattctcatttcacagaagaggaaactgaggcctagagaggttaagtaatttgtccacaGTCATACAGCTTGTAAATAGCAGAGCTTGGGCACAAACACAGGTGATCGGGCAGCAGGGTCCGTTCTTACCCAGGCTGTGCTGCCTGGGGAGCGTCCTCTAAGAGATGAGTACCCTAAGATGCAGGAGGTCAAATTCTCTTCCAAAGCCACATGAACCTCTGTCCCAGTCCAAAGATCTCACTTTACCCTCGCCTTACATTAGGGGGCATCAGGCCAGCCACCCCCTCCCCTTGTTCTTAAGACTGAGAGCGAGGACTCTGGAGTCCTGGCTAGCTCCCTCAGCCCCCTCAGTGGGACCTAGGCAGAAAGGAGATTTGGGGTCTCCTAAGACCTGAGGCCAGGCTGCTGGAAGGTGCGGGACCAAACTGCTCTTCTCAGCTCATAAGCTTCTGTCCCCACAACCCCTTTCCTGCCAGTCACTCCatctctcctgccctcctctcACCAGATATGCCTCTTCAGACAGGCTCTCTCCCCTGCTCAAAAACTCTCCGTGACTCCCTCCTATCAACTACTTTAGCACGGCAATGAAGGCTCTTTTACACCCTGACTCTTCCAGCCAGCTGGGCTGGTATCCTGTCCCCAACCCTCCGCACATGGAAACTCCCTGCAGCTCTAGGTACATTCTTCTGCAGCCCACagtgcctcctccctcccctgtctATCCTTCAAGGTCCAACTGAAGTCCCCACTCCTCTAGGAAACTTTCCATGACCCCTGCTCTCAGGCTGTGCAGGTCCCTCCCTGTCCTGGCTACGGGGTGGGGCTGTCCCATTCTGCCCTCCCTCTCAGgttgtgctgtccaatatggtagccactagtcatatgtggctatttaaatccaagttaacaaaaaataaaaaataaggtcgggtgctgtggctcatgcctgtaatcccagcactttgggaggccgaggcgggcggatcacctgaggttgggagttcgagaccagcctaacatggagaaactccaactctactaaaaatacaaaattagctgggcgaggtggtgcatgcctgtaatcccagctactcgggaggctgaggcaggagaatcgcttgaacccaggaggcgaaggctgcagcgagcaaagatcccgccattgcactccagcctgggcaacaagagcaaaagtctgtttcaaaaaaaaaaaaaaaaaaaagttaagtatcAGTTCCTCATGCACCAGCCTCATTTCAAGTGCCCAGTACCTATGTATCACTAGTCTCAGATACTAAAGTTCAAAATGTTACCATCATGCAGAAGTTCTGTTAGACAGCACTATTCTGGAGTCTTCTAATTGCCTCACAAACCATGGTCTCATCTCCCTACAAGACACAGAGCCTCTTAAGAATGGGGATTTGCTGCTCTCTTTCTCAACCTCCCTTCAGAGGCAGGCCACACAAAGGCCTGGGCGGCCTGAGATGCATAACAAATTCACTCAATAAGCCCATGGGttccacacacaaaataaaatttgcaaagcAGCTCTGTGTAACCACAGACATTCACAGTAACTGTCATGCTGCAAGGAAtggttctctttcttcctctgtagGGGCCTCAGAGTAACCCTCCAGTTCAACCCCATGACTCCCATCCCAGCCACTCCCAGCTGGCCCCCCGAAGACAAGCTGCCATCAATCCCTTCCTCACCCCGCCAGGCCATTTTACGTAGGGGCAAACCAAGGCCCACCACAGACTTCAGCCTGACCCTATTTTGTGTTGGAGGCTACTATGGAAATAACCAGAACCCTGGAAGCAGGAGGAAGTGTGGGGGTGAGGCTTTCACCTTATAAGCTAGGTGCAGGGGGCCCACACACAACCTTTCAGTGACCCAGGACAGGACCTCTAAAAGAACCAGACCTGGGAGACCTTGCCCTGCCCCTAGAAGCACCAAGAGGCACAGGAATCTGCTGCCAGCCCAAGGGTCAGAGCCCGACAGCACACACAGCATGAGCGGGCAGGCACAGGGGCGCCTGGCAGAAAGCTGCACACGCACGTGGGAATACCTTGCCACCTGAGCCCCGAGCCCGCCTCAGGTACGCTGGCAGGCACAGCCAGAGGTGCAAACGCACTTGACCCAACCCCCTCACAGGGAAGGCTGGACCTCCTGGAGGCCCCAGACAATGGTGAGAGGCCTGGCACGATGGCGAGGTGGCCAGGACACTCTGGGAACATCAGGCCCGCTGACCTCCCCTGGAACAACTGGCCCTCAAATTCTTGCCTGCTGGCTGCCCCGTGCCCACCCTCAGGAGGACAGGGCTCCCCAGGTGCTCCTCAGAGTCCAGGCCGCTCCCTCCATCCAGTGCCCAGGACATCTGAAAGGCCCTGCTGGCCCCACACATCTCGCAATATGGGCTTACTGCACGGCTGCTTCTCCACAACCAAACCCACCAGGAGCTGGTTCAGGGCGGACTCAGGTGAGTCCCAGGGGAGGGGTAGGAAAGAGGCAGCTCCAAGGTCCCAGCGCAGCTTCCTTGAGGACAGGAACTGAGCTGTCCACACCCACCCCGCAGGCTGGTGGGTGCCCCTTTGCCCCATCCCTTGCTGATGCCCAGGGAGTGACCCCTCAGGGCACAGCAGAGGGAGGGCCTTCCTGTCCAGTCCTGGGGGGGGGGGGGCTCAGCCCCTTCCCTCTTCTTCCAGGCTTTCCTCAGTCTCCCCTGGCAGCACTTCTACCCTGGGAGCTGGCAGGGTCTTCCCGAGCTTCTGTCTGTCCCAGGCACTCTGGGTGGGACACCAGCCCAGGCCACACAGTCCCTAGCAGGTGGGAGGGTTTCATTTCCCCCTCCTGCTGCTGAGGCCACTGGGCTCCTGTCTCTGCTGCAAGGGTTGGAGTGACagcaggaaggggaaggaggctgGCCAGGGGGTGCCAGCCAGGGAGGAGTCCGGGGGGCTGCACTGTCCTGGCCTGCTCTCCCTCAGGACCAACTCCTGCTACAAACAGCGCCTGGGAGAACAGTGGGAGCTGCTGCCACTTCAAGCCTGGGAAACTGGAAGGAGGATGGGAAATACCCGCCTGCTGTCCCCTTCACGACCCCACCCCAGTTCACCGAATGAGCAAATCAGGTTGCCAAGACACTGGAAGATGCTGGAAGACAGAGAGCAGAGGAAGCAAGGCCCAGACCCCCCACCAGCAGCAGCCTCCTTTCCATCCCAACCCCCACCTGCCTCCCCAGGGAATGGCTAAGAGCCAAGGCCCCACTTCCCACCTGGGAAAAACCCATAGCTGAGATCCGACCGGATTTCCCAGCTCAGTTCAGAGCAAGTACTCTCTGCGCAGGCAGGTGGGCTGGAGGCACCTTACACACGCCACCGCCCCATCCCCCCACAACAGTGCGTGGCCTGGACTGCGTACACTGGAGCACACAGGAGCAGAGTGGAACGTGGCCTGGGCTAGAAGTTCTGGAGGCCCCAGGCCACCAGGGAGATGGGGACTAGGTGGGGCCCAGGGAGGACCTTCacacccccagccctgcctgtTGGGCCTCAAGCCTTTGGTGATCTGCCCAGGGCCTGTGAGGACAAAAACATGAAGAATCAGGAGCCGCCATTCCCACCCTCCACCACCTGGGCCCCCGCTCCTCAGCTTTGTCGCTGCTCTCTCTGACTCCCCTCCCGGCCTGGAGCAGGGAACTCTGAGCCCCTGCATTCCTGCCCCAGGAAAAGCCTCATGTCCCTCTGGAGACTGACTGGCCAGGCCAGCTGCCATTTTTGATGCCAGACTAGACTGAGCAGACGGGTGAGGCTTGGGGACTCTGGGCTGtataaaagttaataaataataataataaaaccctcAAGTCAACCTTGAAGAGAAACAAGGTCAGGAGGAAACAGAGCCCCATGGACTGGGACAGAGGCAGTCCCCTAGGTTTTCAGACAAGACCAGGGCTAGCTCCAGAAGCCCCTGTGGTGGTGGGAGGGGCAGTGCAGGGAGGGGCAAGAAGAGGGGGCTGCGCAGCCTCTTCCTGCTCAGGTCCCTGCCCGGCCAGCCCCAGCTCTGGCTCCAGCCCCCTTCTCAGAGCCACCCCATCCTAACCCTCCCCTACTCCTCCCTCTGGTCCCTGTCCCCATCTCTCCCTGGGTCTCTGGGCCCATAGCACCCTCCCCTTTCCTCA is part of the Symphalangus syndactylus isolate Jambi chromosome 2, NHGRI_mSymSyn1-v2.1_pri, whole genome shotgun sequence genome and harbors:
- the TRIM8 gene encoding E3 ubiquitin-protein ligase TRIM8 isoform X1 yields the protein MAENWKNCFEEELICPICLHVFVEPVQLPCKHNFCRGCIGEAWAKDSGLVRCPECNQAYNQKPGLEKNLKLTNIVEKFNALHVEKPPAALHCVFCRRGPPLPAQKVCLRCEAPCCQSHVQTHLQQPSTARGHLLVEADDVRAWSCPQHNAYRLYHCEAEQVAVCQYCCYYSGAHQGHSVCDVEIRRNEIRKMLMKQQDRLEEREQDIEDQLYKLESDKRLVEEKVNQLKEEVRLQYEKLHQLLDEDLRQTVEVLDKAQAKFCSENAAQALHLGERMQEAKKLLGSLQLLFDKTEDVSFMKNTKSVKILMDRTQTCTSSSLSPPKIGHLNSKLFLNEVAKKEKQLRKMLEGPFSTPVPFLQSVPLYPCGVSSSGAEKRKHSTAFPEASFLETSSGPVGGQYGAAGTASGEGQSGQPLGPCSSTQHLVALPGGAQPVHSSPVFPPSQYPNGSAAQQPMLPQYGGRKILVCSVDNCYCSSVANHGGHQPYPRSGHFPWTVPSQEYSHPLPPTPSVPQSLPSLAVRDWLDASQQPGHQDFYRVYGQPSTKHYVTS
- the TRIM8 gene encoding E3 ubiquitin-protein ligase TRIM8 isoform X2 yields the protein MAENWKNCFEEELICPICLHVFVEPVQLPCKHNFCRGCIGEAWAKDSGLVRCPECNQAYNQKPGLEKNLKLTNIVEKFNALHVEKPPAALHCVFCRRGPPLPAQKVCLRCEAPCCQSHVQTHLQQPSTARGHLLVEADDVRAWSCPQHNAYRLYHCEAEQVAVCQYCCYYSGAHQGHSVCDVEIRRNEIREKVNQLKEEVRLQYEKLHQLLDEDLRQTVEVLDKAQAKFCSENAAQALHLGERMQEAKKLLGSLQLLFDKTEDVSFMKNTKSVKILMDRTQTCTSSSLSPPKIGHLNSKLFLNEVAKKEKQLRKMLEGPFSTPVPFLQSVPLYPCGVSSSGAEKRKHSTAFPEASFLETSSGPVGGQYGAAGTASGEGQSGQPLGPCSSTQHLVALPGGAQPVHSSPVFPPSQYPNGSAAQQPMLPQYGGRKILVCSVDNCYCSSVANHGGHQPYPRSGHFPWTVPSQEYSHPLPPTPSVPQSLPSLAVRDWLDASQQPGHQDFYRVYGQPSTKHYVTS